One part of the Lytechinus pictus isolate F3 Inbred chromosome 3, Lp3.0, whole genome shotgun sequence genome encodes these proteins:
- the LOC129257295 gene encoding ADP-ribosylation factor-like protein 8B-A gives MLAVINRFLDWLKSLFWKEEMELTLVGLQYSGKTTFVNVISSGQFNEDMIPTVGFNMRKVTKGNVTIKLWDIGGQPRFRSMWERYCRGVNCIVYMVDAADHEKLEASRNELHNLLDKPQLQGIPVLVLGNKRDIPVAYDEKELIERMNLSAIQDREICCYSISCKEKENIDITLQWLIQHSKSGGGR, from the exons atgtTAGCAGTGATCAACAGATTCCTTGACTGGCTTAAAAGCCTTTTCTGGAAGGAAGAAATGGAGCTCACTTTAGTCGGTCTTCAATATTCTGGGAAAACAACATTTGTTAATGTGATTTCG TCTGGACAATTTAATGAAGACATGATCCCTACAGTAGGCTTCAATATGAGGAAAGTTACAAAAGGAAATGTCACGATAAAG CTCTGGGACATTGGAGGACAGCCTCGGTTTAGGAGTATGTGGGAGAGATACTGCAGAGGGGTGAATTGTATTGT ATACATGGTAGATGCAGCTGACCATGAAAAGCTAGAAGCTTCAAGGAACGAATTACACAATTTACTGGACAAACCACAACTCCAAGGAATTCCA GTTCTGGTGCTTGGAAACAAGAGAGACATTCCTGTAGCGTACGATGAGAAAGAACTCATAGAAAGGATGAACTTATCAGCTATTCAAGACAGAGAGATCTGCTGTTATTCCATCTCAtgcaaagagaaagaaaatattg ATATCACATTGCAATGGCTGATACAGCATTCAAAGTCAGGGGGTGGTCGCTAG
- the LOC129257294 gene encoding dipeptidyl peptidase 1-like isoform X2, which yields MRDFAVILLLATTVPVFVVGDTPANCTYEDVAGEWVFEVSGYGGDNKIDCAKPGPVTYKLHVQLLFPDVAVDLEFGTKGFWTLIYNQGFEVVLNNRKYFAFSEYTQNGSQVTMNCSQTLPGWSHNTMGTDWACYVGRKMGPSKVYQHTVSKQRHQYFSQKMYQNDKKMVEKINRVQKSWKATVYPEHERYTVEDMQRRAGAMNGLGTFRPTPATANDQAKRAASTLPLGFDWRNVDGQNFVSPIRNQASCGSCYAFGSMAMLESRLRIATNNSIQLVFSTQDVVSCSEYSQGCDGGFPYLVAGKYAEDFGVVEESCYPYEGSDISCSKEKSGCRRYYATNYNYVGGFYGGCNEELMKDQLVKNGPLAVSFMVYDDFMQYSGGIYHHTGIKNKNLKFNPFEITNHVVLVVGYGADEGLGEKFWIVKNSWGKDWGEEGYFRIRRGTDECGIESIAVESFPIYP from the exons ATGAGGGATTTTGCTGTAATCTTGCTCCTGGCGACTACAGTGCCTGTTTTTGTCGTCGGCGATACGCCAGCAAATTGTACCTACGAAGACGTCGCCGGGGAATGGGTTTTCGAAGTCAGCGGCTATGGCGGTGACAACAAAATTGATTGCGCAAAGCCAG GTCCTGTTACATATAAGTTGCATGTGCAGTTGCTTTTCCCTGATGTGGCAGTGGATCTAGAATTTGGCACCAAAGGATTCTGGACCCTAATCTACAACCAGGGTTTTGAAGTTGTGCTCAACAATAGGAAGTACTTTGCTTTCTCAGAATACACTCAGAATGGAAGTCAG GTCACCATGAACTGCTCTCAGACCTTACCTGGTTGGTCACATAATACCATGGGAACTGACTGGGCCTGCTATGTAGGCAGGAAAATGGGTCCATCAAAGGTATATCAACACACTGTCAGTAAACAAAG GCATCAGTACTTCAGCCAGAAGATGTACCAGAATGATAAGAAGATGGTGGAAAAGATCAACAGAGTTCAGAAATCCTGGAAGGCAACAGTCTATCCCGAGCATGAGAGGTATACAGTGGAAGACATGCAGAGGAGAGCAGGTGCCATGAATGGCCTAGGAACTTTCAG ACCAACTCCAGCCACTGCTAATGACCAGGCAAAGAGGGCAGCATCCACATTGCCACTAGGGTTTGACTGGCGGAATGTGGACGGCCAGAACTTTGTCTCTCCTATTCGCAATCAGGCCTCTTGTGGCAGCTGCTATGCATTTGGTTCCATGGCCATGCTGGAGTCTAGATTACGTATAGCGACGAACAACAGCATACAGCTGGTCTTCTCAACGCAGGATGTAGTATCATGCAGCGAGTATTCACAAG GTTGCGATGGGGGATTCCCATATCTTGTCGCTGGAAAGTATGCAGAAGACTTTGGTGTAGTAGAGGAATCATGCTATCCGTATGAAGGAAGCGACATCTCATGCTCCAAGGAGAAATCCGGCTGCCGTCGATATTATGCCACCAACTACAACTATGTGGGTGGTTTCTATGGTGGCTGCAATGAGGAACTGATGAAAGATCAACTTGTCAAGAATGGCCCCTTGGCAGTTAGTTTCATGGTTTATGATGACTTCATGCAATACAGTGGTGGAATATACCACCACACCGGTATCAAGAATAAAAACCTGAAGTTCAATCCGTTTGAGATTACCAACCATGTTGTCCTGGTTGTTGGTTATGGTGCTGATGAGGGATTAGGGGAGAAGTTTTGGATTGTCAAGAACAGCTGGGGTAAAGACTGGGGTGAAGAGGGCTATTTTAGAATCAGACGGGGAACAGATGAATGCGGGATTGAGAGTATTGCAGTAGAGTCCTTTCCTATCTATCCATAG